A single window of Dermochelys coriacea isolate rDerCor1 chromosome 2, rDerCor1.pri.v4, whole genome shotgun sequence DNA harbors:
- the LOC119851411 gene encoding dendritic cell-specific transmembrane protein isoform X1, with translation MLWGATIDTAATEPASPHARGQSHTYSMSQQWITNLQKKMRIFASITQHIWGLFVSERKPGWKNLLQLFAVCSTVSFIISSLLFLGLHSFLAHYPLASLAISGSTWIGLSIGLCSSKHMRCFSTLFVLSCSLREGRNALIAAGTGVVVAGTIQNIFHNLKVLADSIACNLEIEQFAFIKLYIKIIQWIYNEAKRLSNPMEEVVSLRDKFNVSYLISDEDLKMKLNTTKQQIQSVTNHISSILAIQPYINQKLLPIIGILLVLLGTYLFFRKFLGTHSVKFKNIYITKQFIEFDEHQRQQRKPCVLPLSKKERKEYVIVPSLRLTHKERKSIGRILIPVFTNLCIWVLFAAVDYLLYWLIFSVSKHLQALPKLEVNFKVRYQKNENTFIFNNGECKTMNLYFNSSLFKHECLPKPEFLLSSTWIQLGCIIFCLIIFALFSTTLMQLKILVSTSFYPSIEMKRIHYLHAKLLRKRSKFPQKNVKRKLNSFATTFHFWFPVFKAMGMVRKKEKDMININSV, from the exons ATGTTATGGGGGGCAACAATAGATACTGCAGCCACCGAGCCTGCCTCACCTCACGCCAGGGGACAGAGTCACACTTACAG TATGAGCCAGCAGTGGATTACCAATCTTCagaaaaaaatgagaattttTGCCTCAATAACTCAACACATTTGGGGACTTTTTGTATCAGAAAGGAAGCCTGGATGGAAGAATCTGTTGCAGCTTTTTGCAGTTTGCTCTACTGTTAGCTTCATCATAAGCAGCCTCTTATTTCttggcttgcattcctttctAGCACACTATCCTTTGGCTTCCTTAGCAATTTCTGGGTCCACCTGGATTGGCCTGTCTATTGGGTTGTGTTCCTCCAAGCACATGCGCTGCTTTAGCACGCTGTTTGTTCTTTCTTGCAGCTTGCGTGAAGGTAGAAATGCGCTTATTGCTGCTGGGACTGGTGTTGTGGTAGCTGGCacaatccaaaatatttttcacaacCTAAAGGTATTGGCAGATAGTATAGCTTGCAATCTAGAGATTGAGCAATTTGCCTTTATAAAACtctatattaaaataattcagtgGATTTATAATGAGGCTAAACGTTTAAGTAACCCAATGGAAGAAGTAGTATCACTGAGAGACAAATTCAATGTCTCTTACTTAATTTCAGATGAAGATTTGAAAATGAAGTTAAACACCACAAAACAACAAATCCAGAGTGTTACTAATCATATATCTTCTATACTGGCTATACAGCCCTATATAAACCAGAAGCTGTTGCCTATAATAGGGATTCTTCTAGTTCTTCTTGGCACATACCTTTTCTTCAGAAAATTCTTGGGTACTCATAGTGTGAAGTTTAAGAATATTTACATTACAAAACAGTTCATTGAATTTGATGAGCACCAAAGGCAGCAAAGAAAGCCCTGTGTTCTTCCACtcagtaaaaaagaaagaaaagagtatGTGATAGTCCCATCCCTCCGCCTAACACACAAGGAAAGGAAAAGCATAGGACGCATTCTAATCCCTGTATTTACTAATCTTTGCATCTGGGTTCTGTTTGCAGCAGTAGATTATTTGCTTTACTGGCTAATTTTTTCAGTGAGCAAGCATCTCCAAGCATTACCAAAGCTAGAGGTTAATTTCAAAGTCAGGTACCAA aaaaatgaaaacacgTTTATTTTCAACAATGGGGAGTGCAAGACAATGAATCTTTACTTTAACTCCTCTCTGTTTAAGCATGAATGCCTCCCTAAGCCAGAGTTTTTGCTCTCCTCAACATGGATCCAGCTTGGATGCATCATCTTTTGTCTAATAATATTTGCATTATTCTCCACCACCCTGATGCAACTTAAAATACTTGTGTCAACTTCATTTTATCCCAGCATAGAGATGAAACGGATACATTATCTGCATGCAAAACTACTGAGAAAAAGATcaaaatttccacagaaaaatgtaaaaaggaaaTTGAACTCATTTGCTACAACG TTCCACTTCTGGTTCCCAGTATTCAAGGCCATGGGGATggtcagaaagaaagaaaaagacatgATAAACATCAACAGTGTTTGA
- the LOC119851411 gene encoding dendritic cell-specific transmembrane protein isoform X2, which translates to MSQQWITNLQKKMRIFASITQHIWGLFVSERKPGWKNLLQLFAVCSTVSFIISSLLFLGLHSFLAHYPLASLAISGSTWIGLSIGLCSSKHMRCFSTLFVLSCSLREGRNALIAAGTGVVVAGTIQNIFHNLKVLADSIACNLEIEQFAFIKLYIKIIQWIYNEAKRLSNPMEEVVSLRDKFNVSYLISDEDLKMKLNTTKQQIQSVTNHISSILAIQPYINQKLLPIIGILLVLLGTYLFFRKFLGTHSVKFKNIYITKQFIEFDEHQRQQRKPCVLPLSKKERKEYVIVPSLRLTHKERKSIGRILIPVFTNLCIWVLFAAVDYLLYWLIFSVSKHLQALPKLEVNFKVRYQKNENTFIFNNGECKTMNLYFNSSLFKHECLPKPEFLLSSTWIQLGCIIFCLIIFALFSTTLMQLKILVSTSFYPSIEMKRIHYLHAKLLRKRSKFPQKNVKRKLNSFATTFHFWFPVFKAMGMVRKKEKDMININSV; encoded by the exons ATGAGCCAGCAGTGGATTACCAATCTTCagaaaaaaatgagaattttTGCCTCAATAACTCAACACATTTGGGGACTTTTTGTATCAGAAAGGAAGCCTGGATGGAAGAATCTGTTGCAGCTTTTTGCAGTTTGCTCTACTGTTAGCTTCATCATAAGCAGCCTCTTATTTCttggcttgcattcctttctAGCACACTATCCTTTGGCTTCCTTAGCAATTTCTGGGTCCACCTGGATTGGCCTGTCTATTGGGTTGTGTTCCTCCAAGCACATGCGCTGCTTTAGCACGCTGTTTGTTCTTTCTTGCAGCTTGCGTGAAGGTAGAAATGCGCTTATTGCTGCTGGGACTGGTGTTGTGGTAGCTGGCacaatccaaaatatttttcacaacCTAAAGGTATTGGCAGATAGTATAGCTTGCAATCTAGAGATTGAGCAATTTGCCTTTATAAAACtctatattaaaataattcagtgGATTTATAATGAGGCTAAACGTTTAAGTAACCCAATGGAAGAAGTAGTATCACTGAGAGACAAATTCAATGTCTCTTACTTAATTTCAGATGAAGATTTGAAAATGAAGTTAAACACCACAAAACAACAAATCCAGAGTGTTACTAATCATATATCTTCTATACTGGCTATACAGCCCTATATAAACCAGAAGCTGTTGCCTATAATAGGGATTCTTCTAGTTCTTCTTGGCACATACCTTTTCTTCAGAAAATTCTTGGGTACTCATAGTGTGAAGTTTAAGAATATTTACATTACAAAACAGTTCATTGAATTTGATGAGCACCAAAGGCAGCAAAGAAAGCCCTGTGTTCTTCCACtcagtaaaaaagaaagaaaagagtatGTGATAGTCCCATCCCTCCGCCTAACACACAAGGAAAGGAAAAGCATAGGACGCATTCTAATCCCTGTATTTACTAATCTTTGCATCTGGGTTCTGTTTGCAGCAGTAGATTATTTGCTTTACTGGCTAATTTTTTCAGTGAGCAAGCATCTCCAAGCATTACCAAAGCTAGAGGTTAATTTCAAAGTCAGGTACCAA aaaaatgaaaacacgTTTATTTTCAACAATGGGGAGTGCAAGACAATGAATCTTTACTTTAACTCCTCTCTGTTTAAGCATGAATGCCTCCCTAAGCCAGAGTTTTTGCTCTCCTCAACATGGATCCAGCTTGGATGCATCATCTTTTGTCTAATAATATTTGCATTATTCTCCACCACCCTGATGCAACTTAAAATACTTGTGTCAACTTCATTTTATCCCAGCATAGAGATGAAACGGATACATTATCTGCATGCAAAACTACTGAGAAAAAGATcaaaatttccacagaaaaatgtaaaaaggaaaTTGAACTCATTTGCTACAACG TTCCACTTCTGGTTCCCAGTATTCAAGGCCATGGGGATggtcagaaagaaagaaaaagacatgATAAACATCAACAGTGTTTGA